The following proteins come from a genomic window of Nocardiopsis sp. YSL2:
- a CDS encoding anthranilate synthase component I, with product MNPSDVQTITYRTAGGVTVRRSSTPCDPEVLTDLVASVEHRRGGVLSSGMEYPGRYDRWHLGYVDPCLELSTRGRRITATALNARGRVLLPVLARALEGVGSDADRGPGHVAVTVPEPDPGAFFTEEERSRRPSVFTGIRAVVAALRSPEDTNLGLYGAFGYDLAFQFEPIERHIDRDPDDRDLVLHLPDALVVRDRKRETCVRYTYEFTVPGGDGHAEAATEGLARETDPTPPVVAAHVPEGPEPGSYARIVADAKEKFRRGDLFEVVPGHRTYARCSSPARFYERLRERNPAPYEFFFNLGEGEYLVGASPEMFVRVSGEPGTGQRVETCPISGTIRRGEDALGDAENIQELLSSVKEKSELTMCTDVDRNDKSRVCEPGSVRVIGRRQIEMYSRLIHTVDHIEGTLRRDFDALDAFLSHMWAVTVTGAPKTWAMRFIEQHETSPRRWYGGAVGVINFDGSMNTGLTLRTAHIQNGVAAVRVGATLLYDSDPEAEEKETFLKARALLETLAQGEEDDRAAERGEEPAADSAPAAALPGTGLKVLLVDHEDSFVNTLADYVRRHGAEVTTVRYGFDASLLDRLAPDLVVLSPGPGLPVDFGMSALLDQLAARRLPVFGVCLGLQAMVEHSGGELRTLAEPVHGKPGRVRVLGGHLLTGLGEDGRFPAARYHSTYTLPDLVKNFEVTAVLDEEEPVVMAIEDPSACWFGVQFHPESILTAPVGEGIVARVLEAARRAAVPARA from the coding sequence GTGAACCCCAGCGACGTTCAGACCATCACGTACCGCACCGCGGGCGGCGTGACCGTCCGCCGCAGTTCCACCCCCTGCGACCCGGAGGTCCTCACCGACCTCGTCGCGTCCGTCGAGCACCGCCGCGGCGGCGTGCTCTCCTCCGGTATGGAGTACCCGGGCCGCTACGACCGCTGGCACCTGGGGTACGTCGACCCGTGTCTGGAGCTCAGTACCCGCGGGCGCCGGATCACCGCCACCGCCCTCAACGCACGCGGCCGCGTCCTGCTCCCCGTCCTGGCCCGGGCGCTGGAGGGCGTGGGAAGCGACGCCGACCGGGGCCCCGGCCACGTCGCCGTCACCGTGCCCGAGCCCGACCCCGGTGCGTTCTTCACAGAGGAGGAGCGCAGCCGCCGTCCCAGCGTCTTCACCGGGATCCGCGCCGTCGTGGCGGCCCTGCGCAGCCCCGAGGACACCAACCTCGGCCTGTACGGGGCGTTCGGCTACGACCTGGCCTTCCAGTTCGAGCCGATCGAGCGGCACATCGACCGCGACCCCGACGACCGCGACCTCGTCCTGCACCTGCCCGACGCCCTCGTGGTCCGCGACCGCAAGCGCGAGACCTGCGTGCGCTACACCTACGAGTTCACCGTTCCCGGCGGCGACGGGCACGCCGAGGCCGCCACCGAGGGTTTGGCCCGCGAGACCGATCCCACCCCGCCGGTCGTCGCCGCGCACGTGCCCGAGGGGCCCGAGCCGGGTTCCTACGCGCGCATCGTCGCCGACGCCAAGGAGAAGTTCCGCCGGGGCGACCTGTTCGAGGTCGTCCCCGGCCACCGCACCTACGCCCGCTGCTCCTCGCCCGCACGCTTCTACGAGCGCCTGCGCGAGCGCAACCCCGCCCCCTACGAGTTCTTCTTCAACCTCGGCGAGGGAGAGTACCTCGTCGGTGCCTCACCGGAGATGTTCGTGCGGGTCAGCGGCGAGCCCGGCACCGGGCAGCGCGTGGAGACCTGCCCGATCTCGGGCACCATCCGCCGGGGCGAGGACGCGCTCGGCGACGCCGAGAACATCCAGGAGCTGCTCTCCTCGGTCAAGGAGAAGTCCGAGCTCACCATGTGCACGGACGTGGACCGCAACGACAAGTCGCGGGTGTGCGAGCCGGGCAGCGTCCGGGTGATCGGGCGCCGCCAGATCGAGATGTACTCGCGCCTGATCCACACCGTCGACCACATCGAGGGGACCCTGCGCCGCGACTTCGACGCCCTGGACGCCTTCCTGAGCCACATGTGGGCGGTCACCGTCACCGGAGCCCCCAAGACCTGGGCGATGCGGTTCATCGAGCAGCACGAGACCAGCCCCCGCCGCTGGTACGGCGGCGCCGTGGGCGTGATCAACTTCGACGGCTCGATGAACACCGGCCTGACCCTGCGCACCGCGCACATCCAGAACGGGGTGGCCGCGGTGCGGGTCGGCGCGACCCTGCTCTACGACTCCGACCCCGAGGCCGAGGAGAAGGAGACCTTCCTCAAGGCCCGTGCCCTGCTGGAGACGCTCGCCCAGGGGGAGGAGGACGACCGGGCCGCCGAAAGGGGGGAGGAGCCGGCCGCCGATTCGGCGCCCGCGGCGGCGCTGCCCGGCACGGGCCTGAAGGTGCTGCTCGTGGACCACGAGGACTCCTTCGTCAACACCCTCGCCGACTACGTGCGCCGGCACGGCGCGGAGGTCACCACCGTCCGCTACGGTTTCGACGCCTCCCTGCTGGACCGCCTGGCCCCGGACCTGGTCGTGCTCTCGCCCGGACCGGGCCTGCCGGTGGACTTCGGCATGTCCGCTCTGCTGGACCAGCTCGCCGCCCGCCGCCTGCCGGTGTTCGGCGTGTGCCTGGGCCTGCAGGCCATGGTGGAGCACTCCGGCGGCGAGCTGCGCACGCTGGCGGAGCCCGTGCACGGCAAGCCCGGACGCGTGAGGGTCCTGGGCGGGCACCTGCTGACGGGACTGGGCGAGGACGGCCGGTTCCCGGCCGCGCGGTACCACTCCACGTACACGCTCCCCGACCTGGTCAAGAACTTCGAGGTGACCGCCGTGCTGGACGAGGAGGAGCCGGTGGTGATGGCGATCGAGGACCCGTCCGCGTGCTGGTTCGGCGTGCAGTTCCACCCCGAGTCCATCCTCACCGCGCCCGTGGGCGAGGGCATCGTCGCCCGCGTCCTGGAGGCGGCCCGGCGCGCGGCCGTGCCCGCGCGCGCCTGA
- a CDS encoding GPGG-motif small membrane protein: protein MGTLLLILGLILIVGGVLGILRGQMLWGIVAIVVGLILAPGGWFGF from the coding sequence ATGGGTACTTTGCTACTGATTCTCGGACTCATTCTCATCGTCGGCGGCGTTCTGGGCATCCTGCGCGGGCAGATGCTCTGGGGCATCGTCGCGATCGTCGTCGGACTCATCCTCGCCCCTGGCGGGTGGTTCGGCTTCTGA
- the thyX gene encoding FAD-dependent thymidylate synthase, producing MKKVEPQVRLVARPQVDYDVIADYLKEVGGQAWLERFDRGDLDAHLNDAQNLAEFAGRLCYRSWEPGLNPNVTRVRKDQDAYLGNILASLHGSVLEHISFSFVLHNVSRVLTHELIRHRPGVAVSQESLRFVRLSDLPFWFPDWAEEDPELMERATAMLQQMEEFQLWMADHFGLDDDGVKFAEKKHKTSFMRRFAPEGVATGLVWTANVRTLRHTLEARTAPGAEEEIRLLFHRIGEALKEEAPALFGDYVVEDGAWVPQYRKV from the coding sequence GTGAAGAAGGTCGAGCCGCAGGTACGTCTGGTAGCGCGTCCGCAGGTGGACTACGACGTGATCGCCGACTACCTCAAGGAGGTCGGCGGGCAGGCGTGGCTGGAGCGGTTCGACCGCGGTGACCTGGACGCCCACCTCAACGACGCGCAGAACCTCGCCGAGTTCGCCGGGCGGCTGTGCTACCGCTCCTGGGAGCCCGGCCTGAACCCGAACGTCACGCGGGTGCGCAAGGACCAGGACGCCTACCTCGGCAACATCCTGGCCAGCCTGCACGGCTCCGTCCTGGAGCACATCAGCTTCAGCTTCGTGCTGCACAACGTCTCGCGCGTCCTGACCCACGAACTCATCCGGCACCGGCCCGGCGTGGCCGTCTCACAGGAGTCACTGCGCTTCGTGCGCCTGAGCGACCTGCCGTTCTGGTTCCCGGACTGGGCGGAGGAGGACCCCGAGCTGATGGAGCGCGCCACCGCGATGCTCCAGCAGATGGAGGAGTTCCAGCTCTGGATGGCCGACCACTTCGGCCTGGACGACGACGGCGTGAAGTTCGCCGAGAAGAAGCACAAGACGTCGTTCATGCGCCGCTTCGCCCCCGAGGGCGTGGCCACCGGCCTGGTGTGGACCGCCAACGTGCGCACCCTGCGGCACACCCTGGAGGCCCGCACCGCGCCGGGTGCGGAGGAGGAGATCCGTCTGCTCTTCCACCGCATCGGCGAGGCACTCAAGGAGGAGGCCCCGGCCCTGTTCGGCGACTACGTCGTCGAGGACGGCGCCTGGGTCCCGCAGTACCGCAAGGTCTGA
- a CDS encoding ion channel protein, translating to MGAERGAEGDPVPIARRLAPLMIPALLVGVGSALVLVAVDVAAAFIQGWVWTTLPGTLGVDGGGALWTVGVLTLAGLAVGLIVWKAPGHAGPDPATVELVEEPLEPRALPGLLAAVVLALACGVSLGPENPVIGATVTLAHWAGRRLVPAAPARVWVGLATAATIGALFSTPVAAALLLTEAAAGDREEPLWDRLVLPLIAAGAGAVTAHVFGAHSLSLPLPAYPGPSVGDVLTGSVVALVGGVLGLALVYAFPLVHGWFQRLRHPVLMIGTGGLVLGLLGAIGGPLTMFKGLEQMGALVERSADVGVAALAVIIVFRMAALLTAASCGFRGGRIFPAVFAGVALGLLVAKLVPAVPVSLAVACALLGILTAVTRQGWLSLFVAVTVVPDLGLLPVLCLVVLPAWLLVSGRPEMVVSAAPDSERD from the coding sequence GTGGGTGCGGAACGAGGGGCGGAGGGCGACCCGGTCCCGATCGCGCGCAGGCTCGCGCCCCTCATGATCCCCGCGCTGCTGGTCGGAGTCGGTTCGGCTCTGGTCCTGGTGGCCGTCGACGTCGCCGCCGCCTTCATCCAGGGATGGGTGTGGACCACGCTGCCCGGCACCCTCGGCGTCGACGGTGGAGGCGCGCTGTGGACGGTCGGTGTGCTCACCCTGGCCGGGCTGGCCGTCGGGCTGATCGTGTGGAAGGCGCCCGGCCACGCAGGACCGGACCCGGCCACCGTGGAGCTGGTCGAAGAGCCGCTGGAGCCACGGGCCCTGCCCGGCCTGCTGGCCGCGGTCGTTCTCGCCCTGGCCTGCGGGGTCAGCCTGGGACCGGAGAACCCCGTGATCGGGGCCACCGTCACCCTCGCCCACTGGGCGGGCCGCCGACTGGTCCCCGCCGCGCCCGCGCGGGTCTGGGTCGGGCTGGCCACCGCGGCCACCATCGGGGCGCTGTTCTCCACCCCGGTGGCCGCCGCGCTGCTGTTGACCGAGGCCGCCGCGGGCGACCGGGAGGAGCCGCTGTGGGACCGGTTGGTGCTCCCCCTGATCGCCGCCGGGGCCGGGGCGGTGACCGCGCACGTGTTCGGGGCGCACAGCCTGTCCCTGCCCCTGCCCGCCTACCCCGGCCCGAGTGTGGGGGACGTGCTGACCGGGTCGGTCGTCGCCCTGGTGGGGGGCGTCCTCGGACTGGCGCTGGTCTACGCCTTCCCACTCGTGCACGGCTGGTTCCAGCGGCTGCGCCACCCGGTGCTGATGATCGGCACGGGCGGTCTGGTCCTGGGACTGCTGGGTGCGATCGGCGGGCCGCTGACCATGTTCAAGGGCCTGGAACAGATGGGCGCACTGGTCGAGCGGAGCGCCGACGTCGGTGTGGCGGCGCTGGCGGTGATCATCGTGTTCCGGATGGCGGCCCTGCTCACCGCGGCCTCCTGCGGGTTCCGCGGGGGCCGGATCTTCCCGGCCGTGTTCGCCGGGGTGGCGTTGGGGCTCCTGGTCGCGAAGCTGGTTCCCGCGGTGCCGGTGTCGCTGGCGGTGGCGTGCGCGCTGCTGGGGATCCTCACCGCGGTCACCCGGCAGGGATGGCTGAGCCTGTTCGTCGCGGTGACCGTGGTCCCCGACCTGGGCCTGCTGCCGGTGCTGTGCCTGGTGGTGCTTCCGGCCTGGCTGCTGGTCAGCGGGCGTCCTGAGATGGTGGTGAGTGCGGCGCCGGACTCCGAGCGCGACTGA
- a CDS encoding TetR/AcrR family transcriptional regulator, translated as MTATPRRRQASRPSLSRERVLEGAVRVADERGVASVSMRKVAEELGVEAMSLYHHVANKDEILDGIVDRVFAEIELPRDETDWKAAMRRRASSARAALLRHTWALGLMDSRRTPGPATLTHHDWMIGRLRGAGFSLAGTAQAVSTLDGYVYGFVLQESNLPFRTPEELKDVAAAMVDAFPAEGYPHLTEMIQAHALSPGYAYADEFLPGLDLILDGLETLRDAPDEPRRP; from the coding sequence GTGACAGCGACCCCCAGGCGGCGACAGGCGTCCCGCCCCTCACTGAGCCGCGAGCGCGTCCTCGAAGGCGCGGTCCGCGTCGCCGACGAACGCGGGGTGGCCTCGGTGAGTATGCGGAAAGTGGCCGAAGAGCTCGGGGTGGAGGCGATGTCGCTCTACCACCACGTGGCCAACAAGGACGAGATCCTGGACGGGATCGTCGACCGGGTCTTCGCCGAGATCGAGCTGCCCCGGGACGAGACCGACTGGAAGGCCGCGATGCGCCGGCGCGCGTCGTCCGCCCGTGCGGCCCTGCTGCGCCACACGTGGGCGCTGGGCCTGATGGACTCCCGGCGCACCCCCGGTCCGGCGACGCTCACGCACCACGACTGGATGATCGGCCGCCTGCGCGGAGCGGGCTTCTCCCTCGCGGGGACGGCCCAGGCCGTGTCGACGCTGGACGGCTACGTGTACGGGTTCGTCCTCCAGGAGTCGAACCTGCCCTTCCGCACCCCCGAGGAGTTGAAGGACGTGGCGGCCGCCATGGTCGACGCGTTCCCCGCCGAGGGCTACCCCCACCTGACGGAGATGATCCAGGCGCACGCCCTGAGCCCCGGCTACGCCTACGCCGACGAGTTCCTGCCCGGCCTGGACCTGATCCTGGACGGCCTCGAAACACTCCGCGACGCTCCGGACGAGCCCCGCCGTCCCTGA
- a CDS encoding NAD(P)-dependent oxidoreductase — translation MDGRRERDGADGGPRKRVCVVGASGKLGRYMVRHALDRDYEVVGVCREQSVGKLAEFGDRITVVPGPTDDRDVIARAVEGCDAVLTVLVPWGVRGYSSGTARAVLHLAPEGARLVFSCGWHVPRDENDVYSFWFRVVLRVTTVLARLARVIDVDDQVRACRRIYASDTRWTVVRGSDLEEGESQGLPVWRRHVGDPALASNITRRTDFALFMVEAITDDDLVHEAPAIVGRQTPSARAHAQASAQRGRE, via the coding sequence ATGGACGGGCGACGGGAACGGGACGGTGCCGACGGCGGCCCCCGGAAGAGGGTCTGCGTCGTGGGAGCCTCGGGCAAGCTCGGGCGGTACATGGTGCGACACGCCCTGGACCGCGACTACGAGGTCGTGGGCGTGTGCCGGGAGCAGAGCGTCGGCAAGCTGGCCGAGTTCGGGGACCGCATCACCGTGGTTCCGGGGCCGACCGACGACCGGGACGTCATCGCCCGGGCGGTCGAGGGATGCGACGCCGTGCTCACGGTCCTCGTGCCCTGGGGTGTGCGGGGGTACTCGAGCGGAACCGCGCGGGCGGTGCTCCACCTGGCACCGGAGGGGGCGCGGCTGGTGTTCTCCTGCGGTTGGCACGTGCCCCGTGACGAGAACGACGTGTACTCGTTCTGGTTCCGTGTGGTCCTGCGGGTCACGACCGTGCTGGCCCGGCTGGCACGCGTCATCGACGTCGACGACCAGGTGCGGGCGTGCCGCAGGATCTACGCCAGCGACACCCGGTGGACGGTCGTGCGCGGCAGCGACCTGGAGGAGGGCGAGAGCCAGGGGCTTCCGGTGTGGCGCCGCCACGTCGGCGACCCGGCGCTGGCGAGCAACATCACCCGGCGGACCGACTTCGCCCTGTTCATGGTGGAGGCGATCACCGACGACGACCTGGTCCACGAGGCCCCGGCGATCGTCGGCCGGCAGACGCCCTCGGCCCGAGCGCACGCCCAGGCGTCGGCGCAGCGGGGGCGCGAGTAG
- a CDS encoding DUF6416 domain-containing protein, whose protein sequence is MTPLSDDSPLWDPGHASAGDPARFDGHDVTVDDATSVTEILEAVAPGAPALVLIDHLAAHPGHRISADAITTAFPHTFTNRHSLAGSTSRINALCADRGFRPLFYWWKGSKAEPSTYAMKPSVAAVVRSARRA, encoded by the coding sequence ATGACCCCTCTGAGCGACGACAGCCCGCTCTGGGACCCCGGCCATGCCTCGGCCGGCGATCCGGCGCGCTTCGACGGCCACGACGTGACCGTTGACGACGCGACCTCGGTGACCGAGATCCTGGAGGCCGTCGCACCGGGCGCGCCCGCGCTGGTGCTGATCGACCATCTGGCCGCCCACCCGGGTCACCGGATCTCCGCGGACGCGATCACCACGGCGTTCCCCCACACGTTCACGAACCGGCACTCGCTCGCCGGCTCGACGAGTCGGATCAACGCGCTCTGCGCCGACCGCGGGTTCCGGCCGCTGTTCTACTGGTGGAAGGGCTCGAAGGCTGAGCCGTCCACCTACGCCATGAAGCCCTCCGTCGCCGCGGTGGTGCGCTCGGCCCGACGGGCGTGA